From a single Cyanobacteriota bacterium genomic region:
- a CDS encoding tetratricopeptide repeat protein: protein MPSQFTEILYQWTELESSDIRDGWCALGKNHRPWQLFLHPALAGWLIWGLVSCGVGSPVAIAQPLPAVNQQGFPEPQTTASAMRLLERGLSKAVIRDWQGAIDDYTLAIRQDPTLVAAYVNRGIAYRQLGQSQQAIADYTQAIRLNPNNAEVFNNRAIAHLSMGQRQMALSDFTTAINLNPNYAKAFYGRGTVRRQLNDHQGAMADFNQAIQLDPTYADAYYGRGLYRQQLGERRGALADFRRAAELYQATGNTQRYQETLKRVEAVQRSLQTQTR from the coding sequence GCCTTGGGCAAGAACCATCGCCCTTGGCAACTGTTTTTGCACCCTGCCCTTGCCGGATGGTTAATTTGGGGACTGGTGAGTTGCGGAGTCGGAAGTCCAGTAGCGATCGCCCAACCCTTACCCGCTGTGAATCAGCAAGGCTTTCCTGAACCCCAAACTACGGCTAGTGCAATGCGCCTCCTAGAGCGTGGTCTGTCAAAGGCTGTGATTAGAGACTGGCAGGGTGCGATCGATGACTATACCCTAGCGATTCGCCAAGACCCAACCCTAGTTGCTGCCTATGTGAATCGGGGTATTGCCTATCGTCAATTGGGGCAATCTCAACAGGCCATTGCTGACTATACCCAAGCCATTCGCCTTAACCCCAACAATGCTGAAGTGTTCAACAACCGGGCGATCGCTCACCTCAGCATGGGCCAGCGCCAGATGGCACTCTCTGACTTTACCACAGCAATCAACCTCAACCCCAACTATGCAAAGGCTTTCTATGGGCGGGGTACCGTTCGCCGACAACTTAACGATCACCAGGGGGCAATGGCAGACTTTAACCAAGCAATTCAGCTAGACCCCACCTATGCCGATGCCTACTATGGGCGGGGACTCTATCGACAGCAACTGGGTGAACGCCGAGGCGCACTAGCAGATTTTCGCCGGGCGGCAGAGCTATACCAAGCCACAGGCAACACTCAACGGTATCAGGAAACTCTGAAGCGGGTTGAAGCAGTGCAGCGATCGCTCCAGACCCAGACACGCTAG